A genome region from Primulina eburnea isolate SZY01 chromosome 9, ASM2296580v1, whole genome shotgun sequence includes the following:
- the LOC140840674 gene encoding uncharacterized protein: MITDIVYRNCSLNFQEKEYLADLIELSIKNYDIILGMDWLFRHQAQLNCYTKEVYLQTSHPIISKANHTMGIVSTVEARAILKDNGQGFLAYLINKPKDQLKISEISVVQEFPEVFPEEINTLPPQRDVEFSIDLIPRAQPRSKTPFRMAPSELKELKLQLQELMDKKYVRPSTSP; this comes from the coding sequence ATGATTACTGACATCGTTTACAGAAACTGTTCCTTAAACttccaagaaaaagaatatcTAGCAGATTTGATTGAATTATCTATCAAGAACTATGATATtattcttggaatggactggttaTTTAGACACCAAGCCCAACTCAATTGCTATACCAAAGAAGTTTATCTTCAAACTTCTCATCCAATCATTTCCAAAGCTAACCATACTATGGGAATAGTATCAACCGTAGAAGCTAGAGCTATACTAAAAGACAACGGACAAGGATTTCTagcttatttgataaataagccAAAAGATCAACTCAAGATCTCAGAAATCTCAGTTGTACAAGAATTTCCAGAGGTTTTTCCTGAAGAGATCAATACTTTACCTCCTCAGAGAGACGTAGAGTTTTCCATTGATCTAATACCTAGAGCACAACCCAGATCTAAAACTCCATTCAGAATGGCACCTTCAGAGTTAAAAGAATTAAAACTTCAATTACAAGAGCTCATGGACAAGAAGTACGTCCGGCCTAGTACATCTCCATAG